Sequence from the Mycobacterium florentinum genome:
GAAAAAGCCCGGCGCGGCACGCATGTTGCGCATCTATCGCGACTACGCGCATGACGGCGATATCAGCTACGGGGAGTGCGGTTCGCGCAACCACCTCGACATCTGGCGACGGCCCGACCTCGACCGCAACGGGCGTGCCCCGGTGTTACTGCAGATCCCAGGTGGCGCGTGGATGGTGGGAAACAAACGGGGACAAGCACATCCGCTGATGAGCCATCTGGCCGAACTGGGCTGGATTTGTGTGGCGATCAACTACCGGCTCAGCCCGCGCTCCACCTGGCCGGATCAGATCGTCGACGTCAAACGCGCGATCGCCTGGACGAAGGAGCACATCGCCTCCTACGGCGGTGACCCGGACTGGATTGCGATCACCGGGGGTTCGGCCGGCGGACATCTGACATCGCTGGCCGCGCTGACCCCCAACGATCCGCGGTTTCAGCCGGGCTTCGAAAGCGCCGACACCAGTGTGGATGTGGCCGTGCCGTTTTACGGCGTCTACGACTTCAACGCGACCGGCACCGCGATACATCCGCTGATGGCGGCGATGGTGGCCAAGAACGTGTTCAAGGTCAGTCGCACGGACATCGACGAGCCGTTCCGAGCGGCCTCGCCGATCGCCCACGTTCGTCCGGACGCCCCACCGTTTTTCGTGCTGCACGGCACCAACGACTCGCTGGTTCCGGTCGAACAGGCCCGCAGTTTCGTGGCGCGGCTGGGCGAGGTCAGCAACCAGCCCGTGGTCTACGCCGAGTTGCCTTGGGCGCAGCACGCGTTCGACATCTTCGGCTCGGCCCGCGCGGCACACGCCGCGGTGGCGGTCGAGCAGTTCCTTGCCGAAATGTATGTGCGCCGCAATCCGCTGCGGCAAACCGCGGGCTAGCGGGCTTGCGGCGCGCGGGCCGGCCGGGCGCTAAAGACTTCGCATGCCGATGAACACCAGCACGCCACCGGCCGCGGCCAGCAGGCTGGCCACCTCGACGCGCCGGCGCGAGCGGATCCAGATTTGCAGCGCGACCATCCAGTTACGTGTTTGGTCGGGCGCCAGCAGATAGGCCAGCAGCGGGATCTCGACGAGCGCGAACGCCACGACGTGAAATATCAGGAGCGCGCTGAACTGCGTCATGGCGGCGGTGCCGGAGGCCACGATGGCGGCCAGCGCCGCCAGATAGTCCACGGATGGCAGTGCGATCCCGAGACCGGCCACCCCAGCCACCCACAGCGAACGCCCCTGCAGCAGCCGCCTGGAAAACCGGCCCAGGCCGTGATGCTCGTGCAGGTCCGACTCGTCGGCGGAGCCGCGTTTGAACGCGCCGACCTTGTCTCGCAGCGCGACCTGTGCCGTTAGCACCACGGCGACAAGCAGCGCCGAACCGCCAATCAGAATCTGAAGTTTCGGCAAACTTACGTGCGGAGAACTCAGCAGTCTGCGCTGGAGTCCGAACACGACGGACAGGCCCACCGTCATACCCATCGCGAAACCGCCGCAGAGGAATGCGAACAACTGCAGCATCGGCCTGGGTCGGTTCAGCATCAACACGGTCATGCCGATCCGGAACGGCTCGACGCTCATTGCGAAGGCCATGACCAGAAGGGTGATCCACATGTCAGGATTCGGCTGCCCGGACGTCCCACGTGGTGCGCATCGAACCGGGCAGACCAGCGCGTTCGCGTAGCAGAGCAACGACGGACGAGTGCTGCATGGGGATTACGTTACCGTCTGACTCGCGGACCGGCGTGTTGCGCCTCGCGAGAGGCCGCGTCGCGTGCTCTCGCTAGGTGGTTACGCCCCAATGCAATACGCGCGATGTCAGCAGGACGATGCCCAGCGAGACCGTCGCGACAACTGTGAGTCCTATCACAGCCACGACCAGCGGGCGCCACCCGGTGCGCGCGATTTGCCGGAAATCGGTGTTGAGCCCGACCCCGGCGAAGGTGAGCAGAAACGCCCACTTCGACACGTTCGCCAGGTTGGCGGTTTGCCCTTTCGTCAGCCAGCCCGCGGTCGCGATCGCCGATACCACCAGGAAACCCAGCACGAACTTCGGGAACTTCTGCCAGATGAACGCGGCCTTGGCTTTTGCACCTGGGGCGATCTCATCGGCCTGTCCGCGCGCCGCCCAGTACAGCGCGAAACCGAGGACGACGAACCCGATCAGCGCGTTGCGGGTCGACTTCACCAGCACCGCGATCTTGCCGGCGTGGTCGGAGTACAGGTAGCCGGTGGCGGTGGTCTCGGCGGTGTTGTCCACGGAAAGACCTGCCCACAAGCCGAATTCGTGGTCGGTAAGCCCGATCGCGTGACCCAGCGGTGGCAACACGAACAGCGACACCGCGCCGAGCGCCAGGATTGCCGCGATGGCGTAGCTGACGTCGGAGTTACGGGCGCGGATCGCACCCTTGGCCGCGATGATCGCCGACACTCCGCAAATCGATGTGCCGATCGCCAGCAGCGAGCCCAGCTTGCCCGACAACCCGAAAGCGCGCGCGACGACGATGATGACGGTCCCCGCGATCGTCATGTCCACCAGAATCTGGACCAGGCTGATCGCGCCGAGCTTGGCGATGGCGCCGAGCACGAAACGCGCTCCCAGCACCACGATCCCGACCTTGAGCCAGAACTCGTAGGTCTGCACACCCGGACGAAATATCCGGTGCAAGCCGATGGTGTTGGTGATCAGCAGACCAATCACGATGGCCCACAACACGTATTCGATGTCCGGCACCCGCCAGTGTTCGTGTTTGGCCAACGTGTTCCACCAGATCTGGGCGTATTTGCCCAGCAGTCCGACGCCGATCAGCAGCAAAATCCCCGGCACGTAGTCCAGCGGTTGCCTGCTGGTAAACGTTGGTTCGTCCGGTTCGACGCGAGTGGTACTCACGCGATCACCACGGAATCCTCGGGAGCGCGTTGGCTACCGCCAACGCCACGATCACACCGGCGACCAGCGTCGCCCACCAGTCCACCGATATCGAACCGACCCGCTCGCGCCAATCACTCACGGACGCATACTGCCGGGCCCGGCGCCACCGGCCTAGTGATTGGCTCGCGCTGAATCTAGCTGCCGGGTCGCTGCGGGCTGCGTTCGTCGAGCAACGCGATGACCCGAGCCGCGAGCTCGTCGATGTCGGCGTTGGTGTTTTCGAGCACCAGGTCCGGGTTTTCGGGTGGTTCATAGGGCGCGTCGACACCGGTCAACCCTTTGAGCTCGCCTCGGCGGGCCCGTGCGTAAAGGCCTTTGGGGTCGCGTTTTTCGCATTCGGCCAGCGAGGTGGCGACGTGCACCTCGATGAAAGGCAGCTTGGCGGCATCGTTGAGGGCGCGCGCGGTCTCGCGATCCGACTTCAGCGGTGACACCAGCGAGGCCAGCGCGACCACACCGGCATCGGCCAGCAGCCGGGTCAAATGGCCAACGCGCCTGATGTTTTCGGTGCGGTCGCCGGGGGAGAAGCCCAAGTCGTCGGACAGGCCGTGCCGCAGGTTGTCGCCGTCCAGCAGGTAGGCCACCCGGCCGGACTCGACGAGTGCGCGCTCCACGGCCACCGCGATCGTCGACTTGCCGGAGGCGGGCAGGCCGGTGAACCAGATCGTCGCTCCCGACTGTCCGGTGGCTTGCCAGCGGTGGCTGCGGTCCAATGCCGAGGGATGCCAGCGAATGTCGGTGCGCGCGTGGGCGCCCGGCTTGACTTCTCTCGCCTCGATGATGGTGCCGGCGCCGACGGTGTCGTTGGTGGTTTCGTCGATCAGGATGAACGCGCCGCTATCGCGGTTGTCGGCATAAGGGTCGGCGATGACGATCGAGCTGGTCCGCAATGTCACGGTACCGATATCGTTGAGCGTCAACTCAATTGGCTGATCGAGCTCGTCCAGCGTCTCCGGGTCGAGCCGCGAGTGCAGCTCCTGGACCGTCGTTCGCACGGTCCTGGTGGTCTGCTTGAGGGCCAGCCGGTCGCCGGCCCGCAGCGGGGTGTCGATGAACCAGCACACGGTTGCGTCGAGCTCGCGGGCCAGCACCGGCAGGACCGGGTCTTCCGCCCCGCTGACAAAGACGTCACCGCGTCCCACGTCGATGTCGTCGGCGAGTTCGATCGAAACCGACAGCGGGGCAACACCTGTGGAGCGGTCTTCGTCGAGGGTATCCAGCGCGGTCACCGTCGAGCGGGTGCCGGCGGGCAGCGAGATCACCGGGTCGCCGACGGACAGCGTTCCCGCCGCGAGCCGTCCGGTGTAGCGGCGACGCTGGTCTTCGGTCGGTCGTGACACCCACTGCACGGGTAGGCGCAATCGCGACGCCTCGGCGTTCGGTGCGGCCAGCTCGACGCCTTCCAGGTACTCCAGCAGGGTGGGTCCGCTGTACCACGGCGTGTTCTCGGAGCGGTGCACGACATTGTCGCCGTGCTTGGCCACGATCGGGATCACCGCGATGTCCACATTGCCCAGCCGTGCCGCCAGCTGGCCAAGCTCGTCGTCGACTTTGTTGAACCCGGTCTGGTCGAAGTCGATCAGGTCGATCTTGTTGACCGTGGCGACAAAGTGCTTGATGCCCAACAGCTTTGCGATGCGGGCATGTCTGCGGGTCTGGCGCAGTACCCCGGCGCGCGCGTCGACCAGCAGGATCGCCACGTGCGCGTTGGACGCACCGGTAAACATGTTGCGGGTGTAGCGCTCGTGGCCGGGGGTGTCGGCCAAGATGTAGCTGCGCGTGGCCGTTGAAAAGAAGCGGTAGGCGACGTCGATGGTGATGCCCTGTTCGCGCTCGGCGCGCAGACCGTCGGACAGCGCCGCGAGATCCGCCACGCCCTCTTCGTCGGTCACGGCTTCCAGGTGGTCCAGCGGCAGGCTATCGGTGTCGTGCATAAGCCGACCGATCAGGGTGCTCTTGCCATCGTCGACCGAGCCCGCGGTGGTGATACGCAGCAGCTGACGCGTGATGCCCTTGAAATGCGTTGTCGTTTCCGCATTTT
This genomic interval carries:
- a CDS encoding alpha/beta hydrolase; its protein translation is MKRLRAVLASIVSLAFTANGYRPLSKGGYGSVFAFAYGVFASELPLQVLGVQFTTLAALSRRVPARTRRISWLLTAVSGLGLLALRHFGHKANEPLTAALDAGLGTQRRTESGDLWKRPAPGGATAKKPGAARMLRIYRDYAHDGDISYGECGSRNHLDIWRRPDLDRNGRAPVLLQIPGGAWMVGNKRGQAHPLMSHLAELGWICVAINYRLSPRSTWPDQIVDVKRAIAWTKEHIASYGGDPDWIAITGGSAGGHLTSLAALTPNDPRFQPGFESADTSVDVAVPFYGVYDFNATGTAIHPLMAAMVAKNVFKVSRTDIDEPFRAASPIAHVRPDAPPFFVLHGTNDSLVPVEQARSFVARLGEVSNQPVVYAELPWAQHAFDIFGSARAAHAAVAVEQFLAEMYVRRNPLRQTAG
- a CDS encoding GAP family protein produces the protein MWITLLVMAFAMSVEPFRIGMTVLMLNRPRPMLQLFAFLCGGFAMGMTVGLSVVFGLQRRLLSSPHVSLPKLQILIGGSALLVAVVLTAQVALRDKVGAFKRGSADESDLHEHHGLGRFSRRLLQGRSLWVAGVAGLGIALPSVDYLAALAAIVASGTAAMTQFSALLIFHVVAFALVEIPLLAYLLAPDQTRNWMVALQIWIRSRRRVEVASLLAAAGGVLVFIGMRSL
- a CDS encoding YeiH family protein translates to MSTTRVEPDEPTFTSRQPLDYVPGILLLIGVGLLGKYAQIWWNTLAKHEHWRVPDIEYVLWAIVIGLLITNTIGLHRIFRPGVQTYEFWLKVGIVVLGARFVLGAIAKLGAISLVQILVDMTIAGTVIIVVARAFGLSGKLGSLLAIGTSICGVSAIIAAKGAIRARNSDVSYAIAAILALGAVSLFVLPPLGHAIGLTDHEFGLWAGLSVDNTAETTATGYLYSDHAGKIAVLVKSTRNALIGFVVLGFALYWAARGQADEIAPGAKAKAAFIWQKFPKFVLGFLVVSAIATAGWLTKGQTANLANVSKWAFLLTFAGVGLNTDFRQIARTGWRPLVVAVIGLTVVATVSLGIVLLTSRVLHWGVTT
- the cysC gene encoding adenylyl-sulfate kinase, which gives rise to MTTTQNAETTTHFKGITRQLLRITTAGSVDDGKSTLIGRLMHDTDSLPLDHLEAVTDEEGVADLAALSDGLRAEREQGITIDVAYRFFSTATRSYILADTPGHERYTRNMFTGASNAHVAILLVDARAGVLRQTRRHARIAKLLGIKHFVATVNKIDLIDFDQTGFNKVDDELGQLAARLGNVDIAVIPIVAKHGDNVVHRSENTPWYSGPTLLEYLEGVELAAPNAEASRLRLPVQWVSRPTEDQRRRYTGRLAAGTLSVGDPVISLPAGTRSTVTALDTLDEDRSTGVAPLSVSIELADDIDVGRGDVFVSGAEDPVLPVLARELDATVCWFIDTPLRAGDRLALKQTTRTVRTTVQELHSRLDPETLDELDQPIELTLNDIGTVTLRTSSIVIADPYADNRDSGAFILIDETTNDTVGAGTIIEAREVKPGAHARTDIRWHPSALDRSHRWQATGQSGATIWFTGLPASGKSTIAVAVERALVESGRVAYLLDGDNLRHGLSDDLGFSPGDRTENIRRVGHLTRLLADAGVVALASLVSPLKSDRETARALNDAAKLPFIEVHVATSLAECEKRDPKGLYARARRGELKGLTGVDAPYEPPENPDLVLENTNADIDELAARVIALLDERSPQRPGS